The Candidatus Zixiibacteriota bacterium genome includes a region encoding these proteins:
- a CDS encoding CBS domain-containing protein: MRVSEILKAKGSRVESIAPNRTVREALDVITGKGIGSLPVLEDDMLAGIITERDILRLVAKEGEGALSKTIREVMTTRLVVGVLEDEIDMVMALMTNNRFRHLPIMDGRKMVGIISIGDIVKTQVNNLEIENRYLMDYITGKYPG; the protein is encoded by the coding sequence ATGAGAGTCAGTGAAATCTTGAAAGCAAAAGGGTCCCGAGTCGAATCGATTGCGCCCAACAGAACGGTCAGGGAAGCATTGGATGTTATCACCGGCAAAGGTATCGGTTCGCTGCCGGTTCTCGAGGATGATATGCTGGCGGGAATCATCACCGAACGGGATATTCTGCGCCTGGTGGCAAAAGAAGGCGAAGGGGCGCTGTCAAAAACAATCAGGGAAGTGATGACCACCCGGCTGGTGGTTGGGGTACTGGAGGATGAAATCGATATGGTCATGGCCCTGATGACCAATAATCGATTTCGTCATCTGCCGATCATGGATGGCAGAAAAATGGTGGGAATTATCTCCATCGGCGATATTGTGAAAACCCAGGTAAATAATCTGGAAATCGAGAACCGATATCTCATGGATTATATCACCGGCAAATACCCGGGCTGA
- a CDS encoding VanZ family protein: MKSRKLKAFAIYHLPAILYATLIISLSSISNLHLPRFKHFEFDKVVHFIEYAIFAALVFRSFSHLSPRFRPRTVLLLSLFFMIVFAAGDESFQRLIPGRQPDTMDFISDVLGALIILLFLWWRKKGRPADAVANP, from the coding sequence ATGAAAAGCCGGAAGCTAAAAGCATTTGCCATTTATCATCTGCCGGCCATACTGTATGCGACGCTGATTATCTCTCTTTCATCGATTTCTAATCTTCATCTGCCCCGTTTCAAGCATTTCGAGTTTGATAAGGTTGTTCATTTCATTGAATATGCCATATTCGCGGCTTTAGTTTTTCGTTCCTTCTCGCATCTATCTCCGCGATTTCGGCCGCGAACAGTGTTGCTGCTCTCGCTTTTTTTTATGATCGTCTTTGCTGCAGGAGACGAATCATTTCAGAGGCTGATCCCCGGCCGCCAGCCTGATACCATGGATTTTATATCTGATGTCCTGGGTGCGTTGATAATTCTCCTGTTTCTCTGGTGGCGGAAGAAAGGTCGGCCTGCGGACGCCGTGGCCAATCCGTAA
- a CDS encoding Ig-like domain-containing protein — MKQRWYLLALCLLLIPFAPAYGQYGTLTFRADVTGAGTWNDHGTIKIQPNAALDVNIYSNYAGGTKPRITWSSPFLFNGSGGVTTVTWGALTNTPQAQFVAFWDLFKTTYTESWDGNLTNDIGNGNLGDLFNYTGVGFMGGYPAGLGDVKILVFPVTVNATSGSFCIQQGDAANETYDWVFDESEPPFPFFPTTCWTVQDSAAPVNQPPVVSGIPDQTISEGGTFAAINLDNYVTDPDNADNQITWTYSGNTQLTVSIVSRVATITTPNADWNGGETITFRATDPGTLFASDAATFTVTAVNDAPVVSGIPDQTIAEGGAFATINLDNYVADPDNADDQITWTYSGKTGLIVSIVNRVATITVPGPEWNGSDTITFTARDPGGLTGSDVATFTVTAVNDPPVVSGIPDQTISRGGAFTPIVLDNYVTDPDNTKPELTWSYNGNTVLNVSIVNRIATITTSDPLWGGSETITFTATDPGALSDSDAAIFTIVAVNRPPILDKIATGPQFVDEGSILMLYAHATDSDGTVPSLYTSDLPPNAIFVDSGNGYGWFRFAPDTTQAGDYPVWFYASDGQLKDSELVLIIVNNVVIDNPCLAVEPDNLFFSFNRCDTMPIRDTQYIHISNCGIGQLNWVIDSTPPNWLWVEPISGVAGDSIGVWLNYMVDSLRPNAGDSIVLQGSFTIVAPGAVNSPKIIDVTAIIKCQPSETTLVALPPNYVFHILRGDSLPDTALYIFETHGMNIPFWTYNFQPWLYPDTPSVLPLITPKAVPLKFQTNLLHLGTNADSLMICYGIGKCINVPIVIYVDSGCTSRDLVTIPQSFSFTLQQGQVDNGGLYVYERMGCIVPFTAENFENWLKIIPRDSGFYATPSNVYFEVDARSLLPGFYGDTILLRDYTGEYMPLLKGIPVYLTVLEQQPSSDSLWISSVPAVPGSEIVVPIYFKNDEMLSSINLPLKWSSSAVQLDSISFGGTRVDYVDVKAVAFDNVMRQAHILIIPSFTPEIPIGRGMLAKLHFTVPDSTPPGFVMIDTVISMTLGSLQFVDDAHNVIVPTFIPGHVIIGDTPGYICGRVVDTAGNEIPGATVELWDNFPGGAVMVSQMSDINGQFACHSSGVFPFDAYAYKEGYYPGLLSDIPFGMTGFDIVLTPVSPVKPTPEWVDFYCATNFYYGVPLPAGSVVDAYDPQGIHCGTFYVTTPGSYGLMPVYRDDPFTIEDEGAVPGDTIEFFINGYPATAIGDRIWTAKGDNFQVCLDVFTVEDRMIVLKEGWNLISWNVDTPIDSIQKILSSVADCIDVVLGFEQGGFTYDPKLPQFSTLWETDHFHGYWLRMNCGDTLKVTGVPVAATTPIALEGGWNLVSYMPEVADSTPMALSSILDNLIVALGFEGVGLTYDPKLPDYSTLLMMRPGFGYWVKVNTDDMLIYPGMGPEIIFPQGLAKLDRAAGNNRVMPSRIWMDLYSYQMKLDDKVVATGAEVTAVGVDGRVIGAGTVAADGKFGFVPVYGDDPATTEREGLAKGEKFSLVVDGVPTGETFTWSDMGDRLEIKSLTSKSGSTVIPTDFGLLQNYPNPFNPATTISFTVPTATHATLEIYNVLGKKVATVFEGMAQSGLNEVVWDGRNENGDAVASGIYFYRLKAAAFEQTRKMVLMK; from the coding sequence ATGAAGCAGAGATGGTATTTGCTTGCCCTGTGTCTTCTTCTGATTCCGTTTGCACCGGCTTATGGTCAGTATGGGACACTGACTTTTCGCGCCGATGTCACGGGTGCAGGCACATGGAATGATCATGGCACAATTAAAATTCAGCCAAATGCCGCTTTAGATGTTAACATTTATAGTAATTATGCCGGGGGAACCAAGCCACGTATCACCTGGTCAAGCCCGTTCTTATTTAACGGCTCCGGCGGAGTGACCACGGTAACCTGGGGGGCACTGACAAACACGCCTCAAGCTCAATTCGTTGCTTTCTGGGATCTATTCAAAACCACCTACACCGAGAGCTGGGACGGTAATCTTACGAATGATATAGGTAACGGTAATCTGGGCGATCTTTTCAATTATACCGGCGTCGGATTCATGGGTGGTTATCCAGCCGGTCTGGGAGATGTGAAAATTCTCGTTTTTCCTGTGACGGTCAACGCCACCTCGGGAAGCTTCTGCATTCAGCAGGGTGATGCGGCCAATGAGACCTATGACTGGGTTTTCGATGAATCTGAACCGCCTTTCCCCTTTTTCCCGACCACCTGCTGGACGGTGCAGGATTCCGCCGCTCCGGTAAATCAGCCCCCGGTTGTTTCCGGTATTCCGGACCAGACCATATCCGAGGGTGGGACTTTCGCCGCTATAAATCTTGACAATTATGTCACCGATCCTGATAACGCCGATAACCAGATTACCTGGACTTACAGCGGCAACACGCAGTTGACGGTCAGTATTGTCAGCCGGGTGGCGACAATCACCACCCCCAATGCCGACTGGAATGGCGGCGAAACCATCACTTTCAGGGCGACCGACCCCGGCACTCTCTTCGCTTCTGATGCCGCAACTTTCACGGTGACGGCGGTCAATGACGCGCCGGTTGTTTCCGGTATTCCGGACCAGACCATTGCCGAGGGCGGAGCCTTCGCCACCATCAATCTCGATAATTATGTTGCCGATCCTGATAACGCCGATGACCAGATTACCTGGACTTATAGCGGCAAGACTGGGTTGATCGTGAGCATTGTGAACCGGGTGGCCACCATCACCGTACCCGGTCCCGAATGGAATGGCAGCGATACTATTACCTTTACAGCCCGCGATCCAGGGGGCCTGACCGGTTCTGATGTTGCAACTTTTACGGTGACGGCGGTTAATGATCCCCCGGTTGTCTCCGGTATACCGGACCAGACCATATCCCGGGGTGGCGCATTCACACCTATTGTTCTGGACAACTATGTAACTGATCCGGATAATACTAAGCCGGAGTTGACCTGGTCTTACAACGGCAACACGGTGCTGAATGTAAGTATTGTCAATCGGATAGCGACCATCACGACGTCCGATCCTTTGTGGGGCGGCAGTGAGACAATTACCTTCACGGCGACCGACCCCGGTGCTCTGTCCGATTCGGATGCCGCAATTTTCACGATTGTAGCGGTCAACCGCCCGCCGATACTTGATAAGATCGCCACCGGCCCGCAATTCGTGGATGAAGGATCGATTCTGATGTTGTATGCTCATGCGACCGACTCCGATGGAACGGTGCCTTCTCTGTACACTTCAGATCTACCGCCCAATGCGATCTTTGTTGATTCCGGCAATGGTTACGGCTGGTTCCGCTTTGCGCCCGACACAACTCAGGCCGGCGATTATCCGGTCTGGTTCTATGCTTCTGATGGACAGCTGAAAGATTCGGAACTGGTTCTGATTATTGTCAATAACGTAGTTATTGACAATCCCTGTCTGGCGGTGGAACCTGATAATCTGTTTTTCTCATTCAACAGGTGTGACACGATGCCGATCCGCGATACGCAATATATACATATCAGTAATTGCGGCATCGGCCAGTTGAATTGGGTGATCGATTCAACGCCTCCCAACTGGTTGTGGGTTGAACCGATTTCCGGTGTCGCCGGTGATTCGATTGGAGTCTGGCTCAACTATATGGTCGATTCACTGCGACCCAATGCTGGTGATTCCATCGTGCTTCAAGGCTCGTTCACGATAGTGGCTCCCGGGGCGGTAAACTCGCCGAAAATAATTGATGTGACGGCCATTATCAAGTGCCAGCCGAGTGAAACCACTCTCGTGGCGCTGCCCCCCAATTATGTTTTTCACATTTTGAGGGGAGATTCATTGCCCGATACGGCCCTTTATATTTTCGAGACGCACGGGATGAATATCCCGTTCTGGACTTATAATTTCCAGCCGTGGTTGTATCCCGATACGCCCAGCGTTTTGCCTCTGATCACCCCCAAGGCTGTGCCGCTCAAATTCCAGACCAACCTTCTGCACCTGGGTACCAACGCCGACAGCCTAATGATTTGCTATGGAATCGGCAAATGCATCAACGTTCCCATTGTCATATATGTGGACAGCGGCTGCACCTCCCGTGATCTTGTGACTATACCACAATCGTTCTCTTTCACTCTCCAGCAGGGGCAGGTGGACAATGGGGGACTCTATGTTTATGAGCGAATGGGTTGCATCGTGCCCTTTACTGCTGAGAACTTTGAGAACTGGCTTAAGATTATACCGCGCGATTCGGGTTTCTACGCCACACCATCGAATGTCTATTTTGAAGTAGACGCTCGTTCTCTGTTGCCTGGTTTCTATGGCGATACGATCCTTCTCAGAGATTACACTGGTGAATACATGCCTTTATTAAAGGGTATACCGGTCTATCTGACCGTTCTGGAACAGCAACCCTCAAGCGACTCGCTCTGGATTTCATCGGTTCCGGCGGTTCCGGGCAGTGAAATCGTGGTTCCGATTTATTTCAAGAATGATGAGATGCTTTCCAGCATCAATCTGCCGCTCAAATGGAGTTCTTCGGCTGTTCAGCTCGATTCCATCAGCTTTGGCGGTACACGGGTTGACTATGTTGATGTAAAGGCCGTGGCTTTCGACAACGTCATGCGCCAGGCCCATATCTTGATTATTCCGAGTTTCACACCGGAAATCCCGATCGGCCGCGGTATGTTGGCCAAGCTGCATTTCACGGTTCCCGATTCCACGCCGCCCGGATTTGTCATGATTGATACTGTAATTTCCATGACCCTGGGAAGCTTGCAGTTTGTCGATGACGCGCATAATGTGATCGTACCCACTTTCATACCCGGACATGTCATAATCGGTGATACTCCGGGATATATCTGCGGAAGAGTTGTCGATACGGCCGGCAATGAAATCCCCGGCGCCACAGTTGAACTCTGGGATAATTTCCCCGGCGGCGCCGTGATGGTTTCGCAGATGAGTGATATCAATGGCCAGTTTGCCTGTCATTCCAGCGGGGTATTCCCCTTTGATGCCTACGCCTATAAAGAGGGGTATTATCCCGGGCTGCTGAGCGATATTCCATTCGGTATGACCGGCTTTGACATCGTTCTCACGCCGGTTTCGCCGGTCAAGCCGACTCCCGAGTGGGTTGATTTCTACTGCGCCACCAACTTCTACTATGGCGTTCCTCTCCCGGCCGGATCGGTGGTTGATGCCTACGATCCGCAAGGTATTCATTGCGGGACATTTTATGTCACCACGCCGGGGAGTTACGGCCTGATGCCGGTCTATCGCGATGATCCGTTCACTATTGAAGACGAAGGCGCCGTTCCGGGTGACACGATCGAATTCTTTATTAACGGTTATCCCGCCACGGCCATAGGTGATAGAATCTGGACGGCCAAAGGAGACAATTTCCAGGTTTGTCTCGACGTATTCACCGTTGAGGATCGGATGATTGTTCTCAAGGAAGGCTGGAATCTGATTTCCTGGAATGTCGACACTCCGATAGACTCCATCCAGAAGATCCTATCCTCGGTGGCCGACTGCATTGATGTGGTGCTCGGTTTCGAACAGGGCGGTTTTACATATGATCCCAAATTGCCGCAGTTTTCAACATTATGGGAGACCGACCATTTCCATGGTTACTGGCTGCGAATGAATTGTGGAGATACATTGAAGGTTACCGGCGTGCCGGTGGCCGCGACGACTCCAATTGCGCTTGAGGGCGGCTGGAATCTGGTTTCCTATATGCCTGAAGTTGCGGATTCAACCCCGATGGCACTCAGTTCCATTCTCGACAATTTGATTGTCGCCCTCGGTTTTGAGGGAGTCGGACTTACTTATGACCCGAAGCTTCCCGACTATTCCACTCTGCTTATGATGCGTCCGGGATTCGGCTACTGGGTTAAAGTCAATACCGATGACATGCTCATTTACCCGGGTATGGGGCCCGAGATCATATTCCCGCAGGGTCTGGCCAAGCTTGACCGCGCGGCCGGTAATAATCGGGTTATGCCATCCAGAATCTGGATGGACCTCTACTCCTACCAGATGAAATTGGATGATAAGGTTGTCGCGACCGGCGCTGAAGTTACCGCGGTCGGCGTCGACGGCAGAGTCATTGGAGCAGGGACAGTGGCTGCTGACGGCAAGTTCGGGTTTGTCCCGGTCTATGGTGACGACCCGGCTACCACTGAACGCGAGGGGCTGGCCAAAGGTGAGAAATTCAGCCTCGTCGTTGACGGTGTTCCGACTGGTGAGACTTTCACCTGGTCCGACATGGGCGATCGGCTGGAAATCAAATCGCTGACCAGCAAGAGCGGCAGCACGGTTATCCCGACCGATTTCGGCCTGCTGCAGAACTATCCCAATCCGTTCAACCCGGCGACGACAATTTCGTTCACCGTGCCGACGGCAACTCATGCCACGCTTGAGATATATAATGTTCTCGGAAAGAAAGTGGCCACCGTTTTTGAAGGCATGGCTCAGTCCGGTCTGAATGAAGTGGTCTGGGACGGTCGGAATGAAAACGGCGATGCCGTTGCCTCCGGTATTTACTTCTACCGGTTGAAAGCGGCCGCTT
- a CDS encoding GNAT family protein: MTKKDDFSLYPTIPAMIGKDLYLKVMDADDFETTYLWFLHSDPQSQTCHQPILTTPRDMSENVRKKEKNPNAADFILILKENNRPVGKLRYFNLNMLNRSAELAYLIAPDDRGKGYAKEALRLLIRYLFIYLGLNKVYAQTASFNEPSVKLLKSLDFRLDGTLRQHHFYKGILHDDLLFSLLKFECNFVNE; this comes from the coding sequence ATGACTAAGAAAGACGATTTCAGCCTTTACCCGACTATTCCGGCCATGATCGGCAAAGACCTCTATTTGAAGGTGATGGATGCCGACGATTTTGAAACCACATACTTATGGTTTCTTCATTCCGACCCTCAGTCCCAGACCTGCCACCAGCCAATACTGACCACGCCCCGGGATATGAGTGAAAATGTCCGAAAGAAGGAAAAAAATCCGAACGCGGCCGATTTTATTTTAATCCTTAAAGAAAATAACCGACCGGTCGGCAAACTCCGCTATTTCAATCTGAATATGCTCAATCGCTCCGCCGAACTGGCATATCTGATCGCCCCCGATGATAGAGGTAAGGGATACGCCAAGGAAGCGCTTCGGCTCCTGATAAGATACCTTTTCATTTACCTCGGCCTGAATAAGGTTTATGCCCAGACAGCATCTTTCAACGAACCTTCCGTAAAGCTGCTGAAATCGCTCGATTTTCGTCTCGATGGAACTCTGCGCCAGCACCATTTCTACAAAGGAATTCTGCATGATGATCTGCTCTTTTCCCTTCTAAAATTCGAATGTAATTTTGTCAATGAATAG
- a CDS encoding class I SAM-dependent rRNA methyltransferase yields the protein MYPILKLKAGKEANIIFRHPWIFSGALAEIPDDIAHGSLVHVVDSGEVIIATGTYSAKSMIAVRVFEFGRAVIDKDWFRARFTEADALRTILGYGSSGSTSGYRLVFGESDRIPGLIVDRYEDVFVIQLATAGLEQLREMIIEALVDLFRPRSIVERSDISVRREEGLEEITALRYGSDPGRVEFRENGLRFVADVNFGQKTGFYLDQKELRKEIREHAQGRVILNLFSYTGAASAAALAGGAKSVLNIDSSEPSLELCGVHAEMNDIPPGLSATESGDVFGWLSTRYNPEYDMVMMDPPALIKSQVDIDVGRKAYHFLNRAAMRLIKDGGLLVTSSCSAFFREEDFTYSLRRASVQAGVRLDLLKMVRQSPDHPISLYFPESYYLKSFICRVRR from the coding sequence ATGTACCCAATACTGAAACTCAAAGCGGGGAAAGAAGCCAATATCATTTTCCGTCATCCCTGGATATTCTCGGGCGCGCTGGCCGAAATCCCCGATGATATTGCGCATGGGAGTCTGGTCCATGTGGTCGACAGCGGCGAGGTAATAATCGCGACCGGTACTTATTCGGCCAAATCGATGATTGCGGTGCGGGTCTTTGAATTTGGCCGTGCGGTTATCGATAAGGATTGGTTTCGGGCGCGATTCACCGAAGCTGATGCACTGCGGACCATTCTGGGCTATGGTTCTTCCGGTTCGACCAGCGGCTACCGCCTCGTATTCGGCGAATCCGACCGCATTCCCGGTCTGATAGTTGACCGTTATGAAGACGTTTTTGTAATACAACTCGCCACCGCCGGTCTGGAACAATTGCGCGAAATGATTATTGAAGCGCTGGTCGATCTGTTTCGTCCCCGGAGTATTGTCGAGCGGAGCGACATTTCCGTGCGCAGGGAAGAGGGCCTGGAAGAAATAACGGCTCTTCGCTATGGTTCCGATCCCGGGCGGGTTGAATTTCGCGAAAACGGTCTCCGTTTTGTGGCCGATGTAAATTTTGGGCAGAAAACCGGGTTTTATCTTGATCAGAAGGAGCTCCGGAAGGAAATCCGGGAGCACGCTCAGGGTCGTGTCATATTGAATCTTTTTTCTTATACCGGGGCGGCATCAGCCGCCGCTCTGGCGGGTGGAGCCAAATCGGTTTTGAATATCGATAGTTCGGAACCGAGCCTGGAATTGTGTGGTGTACATGCCGAGATGAACGACATTCCGCCCGGGCTAAGCGCTACCGAATCAGGTGATGTCTTCGGCTGGTTGTCAACCAGGTACAATCCCGAATATGATATGGTAATGATGGATCCCCCGGCCCTGATAAAATCACAAGTTGACATCGATGTCGGACGGAAGGCTTATCACTTTCTCAACCGGGCGGCCATGAGGCTGATCAAAGATGGCGGCCTGCTGGTCACCTCGAGTTGCTCGGCGTTCTTCAGGGAGGAGGATTTTACCTATTCTCTGCGGCGAGCCTCGGTGCAGGCCGGAGTCCGGCTGGATTTATTGAAAATGGTGCGTCAGAGCCCCGACCATCCCATTTCGCTCTATTTCCCGGAATCGTATTACTTGAAATCATTTATCTGCCGGGTGCGGCGATAA